The Pygocentrus nattereri isolate fPygNat1 chromosome 2, fPygNat1.pri, whole genome shotgun sequence genome has a window encoding:
- the LOC108415622 gene encoding lactose-binding lectin l-2-like — protein sequence MVRVTEMSLLFVLFMASLASEVTEVDFSAVIEDTIQLDLSTFVKEQTDKKVTAAQPCLPACPFGWVKFDGRCFNYFSQAVDWATAEALCLNEGANLVSIHNRYEHQLVKAVIRAHDPIENPTWLGLNNCQKRDSWFWSDGTKYDYSKWNRGEPNHSNNECCVHVNWGDQKDWNDVLCNHAYPFVCVKRPA from the exons ATGGTCCGTGTGACTGAGATGTCATTGCTTTTCGTTCTCTTCATGGCTTCATTAGCTTCTG AGGTTACAGAGGTTGATTTCAGTGCTGTCATAGAAG ATACTATACAGCTTGATCTCAGTACATTCGTAAAAG aacaaacagataAGAAAGTGACTGCTGCGCAGCCATGTCTGCCCGCATGTCCGTTTGGCTGGGTGAAGTTTGATGGACGCTGCTTCAACTACTTTTCTCAAGCTGTGGACTGGGCCACTGCTGAG GCTCTTTGTCTGAATGAAGGTGCTAACCTGGTCTCAATACACAATAGATATGAGCATCAACTGGTGAAGGCTGTCATCCGTGCTCACGACCCCATTGAGAATCCCACATGGCTCGGCCTCAACAACTGTCAGAAG AGGGATAGCTGGTTCTGGTCTGATGGGACCAAATATGACTACAGCAAGTGGAATAGAGGGGAGCCCAATCATTCGAATAACGAGTGCTGTGTGCACGTGAACTGGGGTG ATCAGAAGGACTGGAATGATGTTCTATGTAATCACGCGTATCCCTTTGTCTGCGTCAAGAGGCCGGCGTGA